From the genome of Thermoflexus hugenholtzii, one region includes:
- a CDS encoding type II toxin-antitoxin system Phd/YefM family antitoxin, with the protein MRIEAQEARNRFAGLLRRVDREGQMIIVERSSRPMAVIIPFQIYERLIAERELRFRTLDRIRSRLPEVAPEEIERDVEDAIASVRSACAESRARHQHLCEQPSDAHGAHRPGSESLAASGEGVKGRCGRRPLRRPQRAL; encoded by the coding sequence GTGCGGATCGAGGCCCAGGAGGCTCGTAACCGGTTTGCCGGTCTGCTGCGCCGGGTGGATCGCGAGGGCCAGATGATCATCGTGGAACGCTCGAGCCGGCCGATGGCGGTCATCATCCCCTTTCAGATCTATGAGCGGTTGATCGCGGAGCGCGAGCTTCGCTTTCGAACGCTGGATCGCATCCGGAGCCGCCTGCCGGAGGTTGCCCCGGAAGAGATCGAGCGGGACGTAGAGGACGCCATCGCATCCGTGAGGTCTGCCTGTGCGGAAAGCCGTGCTCGACACCAACATCTTTGTGAGCAGCCTTCTGACGCGCACGGGGCCCACCGCCCGGGTTCTGAATCGCTGGCGGCATCGGGAGAAGGGGTAAAAGGGCGCTGCGGACGGCGACCTCTCCGCCGTCCGCAGCGTGCGCTTTAG